A section of the Bryobacteraceae bacterium genome encodes:
- the xerD gene encoding tyrosine recombinase XerD, with protein sequence MSAEPGLAAAIEAFLACARVEKGLAAHTLSSYSLDLKDFSEFCRRRNFGWPPSAEHLRAYLDSLHAAGLSPRTVARRLSALRQFFRFLLLEGRISEDPTALLTTPRLWRSLPRYLTTAQVDALLAAPPTDTARGLRDRAMLETLYATGLRVSELVSLRLADVNLELGFVRVTGKGGKQRLVPLGSKAQEALRDYLATGRPALLKGRPSPHIFVTSRGGAMTRQAFWVLLRNHGRQAGIVQKLSPHVLRHSFATHLLEGGAGLRSVQAMLGHADISTTEIYTHVMRTRLRSVIDEHHPRSG encoded by the coding sequence ATGAGTGCCGAGCCAGGCCTGGCGGCCGCCATCGAAGCGTTTCTCGCCTGCGCCCGGGTGGAAAAGGGGCTTGCGGCCCACACTCTGTCTTCCTATTCCCTTGATTTGAAAGACTTTTCCGAGTTTTGCCGGCGCCGGAACTTCGGCTGGCCTCCGTCGGCCGAGCACCTGCGCGCCTACCTGGATTCGCTGCACGCCGCAGGGCTGTCGCCGCGAACCGTGGCGCGGCGGCTGTCGGCGCTGCGCCAGTTTTTCCGTTTTCTTCTGCTGGAAGGAAGGATCAGCGAAGATCCGACGGCGCTGCTGACGACGCCGCGGCTGTGGCGAAGCTTGCCGAGGTATCTCACCACGGCCCAGGTGGACGCGCTGCTGGCGGCGCCGCCCACGGACACGGCCCGCGGCCTGCGCGACCGGGCCATGCTCGAAACGCTATATGCCACCGGGCTGCGCGTGTCCGAGCTGGTTTCGTTGCGATTGGCGGATGTCAACCTGGAGCTTGGCTTTGTCCGCGTGACCGGCAAGGGCGGCAAGCAGCGGCTGGTTCCGCTCGGCTCCAAGGCGCAGGAGGCGCTGCGGGACTATCTTGCAACGGGGCGGCCGGCCCTTCTGAAGGGACGCCCAAGCCCGCACATCTTCGTGACCTCCCGGGGCGGCGCAATGACGCGCCAGGCGTTCTGGGTCCTCCTGAGAAACCATGGCCGCCAGGCTGGCATCGTTCAGAAACTTTCTCCGCATGTGCTCCGCCACAGCTTCGCCACGCACCTGCTGGAAGGCGGCGCTGGGCTGCGAAGCGTCCAGGCCATGCTGGGCCATGCCGACATATCGACGACCGAGATCTACACCCATGTCATGCGCACCCGCCTCCGGAGTGTGATCGATGAGCACCACCCGCGAAGCGGATAA